One genomic segment of Centropristis striata isolate RG_2023a ecotype Rhode Island chromosome 11, C.striata_1.0, whole genome shotgun sequence includes these proteins:
- the LOC131980226 gene encoding KN motif and ankyrin repeat domain-containing protein 4-like → MEGQNGTIMPHKTTENGIKGKPPYSVETPYGFRLDLDFLKYVDDIEKGNTIKRVPIQRRSKGPRASTLPRHLNPSGCGYRPSPWGSTGALGPRSRPTDAHHHGYTSWANDHRSQLSPTGLRSLAEMEARIKEFDEQPLGEHIRPHLLRASSLPLTVLLRQGSESTEDPGSLRSSRDHLGGRNTSCEDVFYSSDSPRPQDSSGLIKRLTEALERVGELEEEVRVIPELRAHICILQEERERLRLGLNPHHPPLSMNGTTDPHSSSHYSTVDVKRPRHESHVMFPRNHSQEDSNPTHEWRTSTDLDELLTVTSLQAKVAVLEQKLHETGLELQRALGLLREQQEESRRKDEKMEHLIRNPAMWVRAERVVVDQDGDETVVRSIEPYNKVSRSTDARTVTTNGQSQQNQLVEPGDVSDETAVVVHHIKKIKRLLDEQWECVCGSGEEGKLLQHPDPKVNSLQQEMIGLVDVLTSYYAQHGHSDGERIQHGASKSIMRTDGCARMSKSLHSVGVNEGCKSGNAAGPACVNQRGQKESSSSPADMAAAQVDADPEKRRTEGARQTSPDGQMISGGAGARRTDGNEASVEAEKKAKTKAQPPGEQMEGNVGSESTAGGRETVGADFLAACQFLKDHMDNMDNPNDDMRKALVVLFQHWFSAAAEEASVASRVALYLREVKKATPSLLAFLINLADDNGNTVLHYSVSHCNYSIVSLLLDTGVNDVKLQNNAGYTAVMLASLTAPDGPGGMEVVRKLMELGNINIQSTQTGQTALHLAVRHGRVVMVRLLLSCGADTNLQDQQGTTALMFASERGHTHIARLLLERSQCDLTLTNKRGQTALSIAMQGSHTDTAALLQAHAKARAL, encoded by the exons ATGGAAGGACaaaacg GAACGATCATGCCTCACAAGACAACAGAGAATGGAATTAAAGGGAAGCCGCCGTACTCAGTGGAAACTCCCTACGGTTTTCGACTTGACCTGGACTTCCTCAAGTACGTAGACGACATAGAAAAAGGAAACACGATCAAAAGAGTCCCCATCCAGCGCCGAAGCAAAGGCCCCAGAGCCAGCACTCTCCCCAGGCACCTCAACCCCTCTGGGTGTGGCTACCGCCCGAGTCCCTGGGGATCTACTGGGGCTCTTGGCCCCAGGTCCCGACCAACAGATGCCCATCACCATGGCTACACCTCCTGGGCAAATGATCACAGGTCCCAACTATCTCCCACGGGACTCAGATCCCTGGCAGAGATGGAGGCCAGAATCAAAGAGTTTGACGAGCAACCTCTTGGTGAGCACATCAGACCTCACCTCCTGAGAGCCTCCAGCCTGCCACTCACCGTTTTACTGAGACAAGGATCAGAGTCCACAGAAGACCCCGGCAGCCTCCGGAGTTCGAGGGATCACCTCGGAGGGAGGAACACCTCCTGCGAAGACGTCTTCTACTCATCGGACAGCCCTCGACCTCAGGACTCCTCAGGGCTGATAAAGCGCCTGACAGAGGCCCTCGAACGTGTcggggagctggaggaggaggtgagggtgATTCCAGAGCTCAGGGCGCATATCTGCATCctccaggaggagagagaaaggctCCGCCTGGGCCTGAATCCACATCACCCACCCCTGTCAATGAATGGAACCACAGACCCTCACAGTTCGTCCCACTACAGCACAGTCGACGTCAAAAGGCCTCGTCACGAAAGTCACGTCATGTTTCCTAGAAATCACAGTCAAGAGGACTCTAATCCCACACATGAGTGGAGGACTAGTACAGATCTGGATGAGCTGCTGACGGTGACATCGCTGCAGGCTAAAGTAGCTGTGCTGGAGCAGAAGCTGCACGAGACAGGCCTGGAGCTGCAGAGGGCCTTAGGGCTGCTgagggagcagcaggaggagagcagAAGGAAAGATGAGAAGATGGAGCACCTTATCAGGAACCCTGCGATGTGGGTCCGTGCAGAGAGGGTGGTGGTAGACCAGGATGGAGACGAGACAGTGGTGAGATCCATCGAACCTTATAATAAAGTGTCAAGAAGTACAGATGCAAGAACTGTTACCACAAACGGACAAAGCCAACAAAACCAGCTAGTGGAACCAGGAGATGTTTCAGATGAAACAGCGGTGGTTGTCCACCACATAAAGAAGATCAAGAGGCTCCTGGATGAgcagtgggagtgtgtgtgtgggtcaggAGAGGAGGGTAAACTTCTGCAGCACCCAGACCCCAAAGTCAACTCCCTGCAGCAGGAGATGATAGGACTCGTCGACGTCCTTACCTCCTACTACGCCCAGCATGGACACAGTGATGGAGAGAGGATTCAACATGGAG CCTCTAAATCCATCATGAGGACAGATGGATGCGCCCGGATGTCAAAAAGCCTACACTCTGTGGGTGTTAATGAAGG ATGCAAAAGTGGCAATGCGGCCGGGCCGGCCTGTGTGAATCAGCGTGGGCAGaaggagagcagcagcagccctgcAGACATGGCTGCTGCCCAGGTGGACGCAGACCCAGAGAAGAGACGGACGGAGGGAGCGAGGCAAACGAGCCCAGACGGACAGATGATAtcgggaggagcaggagcaagGCGGACAGATGGAAACGAAGCGTCTGTGGAAGCCGAGAAGAAGGCCAAAACGAAAGCACAGCCCCCGGGGGAACAGATGGAGGGCAACGTTGGCTCAGAAAGCACCGCCGGGGGCAG AGAAACAGTGGGTGCAGATTTTCTGGCTGCTTGTCAGTTCCTCAAAGATCACATGGACAACATGGACAACCCCAATGACGACATG AGGAAGGCCCTGGTGGTGTTGTTTCAGCACTGGTtcagtgcagcagcagaggaggcgTCTGTGGCCAGCAGGGTGGCGTTGTACCTGAGGGAGGTGAAGAAGGCCACGCCCTCGCTGCTCGCCTTCTTGATCAACCTGGCCGACGACAACGGCAACACGGTGCTGCATTACAGCGTCTCCCACTGCAACTACAGCATCGTCAGCCTGCTACTGGACACAG GTGTGAATGATGTGAAGCTTCAGAACAATGCCGGCTACACAGCAGTGATGCTGGCCTCACTGACAGCTCCTGATGGTCCCGGTGGTATGGAGGTGGTCCGCAAGCTGATGGAGCTGGGAAACATTAACATTCAGtccacacag ACGGGCCAGACGGCTCTTCACTTGGCTGTGAGACACGGACGGGTTGTGATGGTCCGCCTGCTGCTGAGCTGTGGAGCCGACACCAACCTCCAGGACCAGCAGGGGACCACGGCCCTGATGTTCGCCTCCGAGAGGGGCCACACACACATCGCACGGCTGCTGCTGGAGCGGAGCCAGTGTGATCTCACCCTGACTAACAAG CGTGGTCAAACTGCTCTCTCTATCGCCATGCAAGGCTCCCACACTGACACCGCCGCCCTCCTGCAGGCCCACGCTAAAGCTCGAGCTCTGTAG